GCTGCCTTAATCCAATGTCCATGATCTCCTCCTGGGTTGGTTGGATTGGCCTACCTTGATCATCAATCGGCTGGCTTTGAATGAACTCCTCCAAGATTTGTTTGAAATTATCTTGTAAAAATTACAAGTATTATAAAAGTAAATTTTATTAAAGAAAATTTATGCAAGTAAGTATCTTTATTTTTCAATAATCATAAAATTCTGATTAGGTCATTAGTCCTTAGTGAATAGTCATCATAATTGTCGGAGTGTTTTTAACCATAACTAAAACTTTTTGCCATTAGAATGCTTATGTATACCTTTAGATTGCAGCCAAAAACACCATCCCTTCCACTAAAATGCTTCCAcgcttctccatctgaaggatgacacAAAACACAAGGCGCCCTTCTATTTTCATGgtgccatctcatatgaggagcggAACTCATTGATGCATACAATctctttaacctaggtataaTAGGTAAATAATGCATCCTCTTAATTGGAACTTTCGTGCTTTGGCATTTGTGACTTTCTTAAAACGAGACAATCCACAAAATTTGCACGCTTCTAGAGCcgcatcatctttataatataacatacaacctttttcacaacaatcaattttTTTAGAGGAAAGTCCTAACTTGGAAACTAACTTCTTAGCCTTATAGTAATCACCGGGTAAGTTAATGTTCAGACTAACTTCACGCATAAGCCCAATTATAGCATTCATGGCCGCTTGGGAAATATTCCAATCCGATTTGATAgttagtaatctaactgcaactGACAACTTCGAGTCTTTATAGAGTGGACGACTAGCCGCCTCTAATAATTCATAAAAGTGTTTTGCCTCATCATTGGGAGACTCATCAACATTTTGTTGGGATTGAACTCTTGGGTGTATCCCAAAAGCATTCAACACCATTTCATGCATTTGAGAATTATCATAATTTTTCTCAAAGAATGTACTACTCTCACAACCAGTAAGATTCTGAAAGTCAACGTCAGTTAAATTACTGTAGTTCTCTTCATGAACGGTCCACACATAATAATTTTCTCTAAACTCCTTTTTGTAAAGATGAACTTTAACATCCCCCGGTATCAATAACTTTATACATTTGCACTTAGCACAAGGACATCTAATTGTTCCTTCATCACAGAATTCAGGAAGTGTTTTTGCATAAGCAATAAATCCTTTAACACCTTCTACAAATTCTTCCTTCAACTCCTCACGATTAGGATGATTTCGATCATACATCCATCTACGATCTTGTTCCATCTATTACACAatacaagataaaataattagatAAATAAATGAATAAAGAAACGGAGAACTTTATCATAATAATTTAACATTTATACTCTTAGGAAAAAAGATTCAGTTTTAGGAAattctaatgtttggttgataaTAAAGAGTGTTTTTCAACTAAGCATTTACCATCAAATGGTGGAAAATAACTTCTTTCAAGTTGTTTGCCTTGTAACTATCTAAAccttcatattgttgtttgtgcTTCAACCAATATTTAGATATAATTATTAGTAATCTTTCAAGTTGTTTTATGTTGCTCAATCTTGTTATTTTGTTAAGTTTTTGGTAGTCAAATCGATTTGAAGACAAGTCTGAACTTCAATTCCAATGACAGAAGGCCTTTTGAGAAATGCAAACTCTTTAAATTTGTCAGTACATAAATATGAATAGAATTCATATTATCCACTATTTTCTATTGTCCATCTCATAATATTATCCATATTGTCTATCCCATTTCTGTCCCTTTCCCATGAAACTGCTGTAACAAAAATTAACCAATGTTTTATCATCTCAACTATATAGTTTCTTTCTATGGTTAACTTAACTTAACATAGTGTAAACACCCGGTGCGGGTAAGTTTTTTCCTCCACCCAACTCTCAAAGCTATATTTTCTGTATCTCTAATATTGTTTCCTTttgttcttttgttcttttgtcttattgagccgagggtctttcggaaacaacctctctactcctccggggtaggggtaaggtctgcgtacacactaccctccccagaccccactagtgggattacactgagttgttgttgttttgcTGTTTTTATTTGTAATGCCAAAAAATATTGCTCTTTTCTGCAAACTCCCCAAAACCCCATAAACCAAAATACATGCTTCTCCATAACTTTGCTTATATTAACTAACACAGCACACCCTACTTCTTCCCTCTTCCTACTCATCAACCTTCTTCTATTTCCCAACTATTCTGTATTCTTTGTATGTTTACTTGATCTGGGTATTTCAAGAAACTAGCCAAAGATGATAACTTTATCTGATTTCTATCATGTTATGACTGTTGTTGTGCCACATTATGTGGCTATGATATTAGCTTATGATTCTGTTAAATGGTGGAAGATTTCTTCCCTGACCCAGAGTATTAACAGATTTGTTGTACTTTTCGTAATTCCACTTCTCTCTTTCCACTTTATAGCTGGTAATAATCCTTATATAATGAATATACCAAATTCAAAATATCCCACCATTTAAAAATATAGTGCCTTAAGAAACATGATTTTAACTTACCAAATTCTCAGCACCAGGAAAGTTTCCGTTTTTGGCAAGATTGACAGCAAGCTCAAGATTATTCAACTGCAACAAAATTTATACAAAATTTTATGTCTTTCATGGTAATAgattaccaaattttacagtaCTGAAAATGCATCTACAGAAATATACATGACACCAGAAATCGAGAAAGAGGGCAACTTGATTCACTTCACATTGATTATTTTAAACCTAGGATTTGAAATAGTATAAAATTCCCAAGTTTCAAAGTACTTTGGGCGAAATCAACAACGAAAAAGGATATGGTGAgtgagagagagatagagagagggaggggggggggagggaggcGTCGGATTACCTGGTAATGGAGTGAAGATACAGAGGGGAAAATACCAATTGAAGGGAGGCGTCTTGAGGGAGGGAAGATAATGTGAATAGAATGAGGAAATTATATGAATAATAATTACTTTCCTACTACTACCATGGCAAATCTCCGTgggaaatctttttttttttaataattataagAATTATTTAAAGCTTTAAAAATATCCGTTCACATTGAGTCTATGGAAATATGTAAAAaagttttttatttattgtttaagTTCCCACTGTCTTCACTGGGAAAGTTTTTcaattatatataattatttttttaatgacTTTTCGCATAGAATTAGAGGGAACTAATTTACCGCGCATTTTTGCGCCAAAATTTTCCCACCAATAGTCACGGGCAAATGCTATTGTTAAAGAAATTTTAATTTTCCCACTGTATTTCGGTGGGAATTGCCACTAAAAAAAATTTCCGTGGGAAATTGATGTGTTTCTAGTAGTGACTGCTCTATCAATGAAGCAGTGAATTATAGCACATGTAGAGAAGGTCTTTCTAGAATCTGAGATtgagaaatgaagaagaagaagtataGATGAAGCAACTAGACCTCACGTGCACTATATGTGCAATTAACTACTCTTAACAGTACATTTAACTACCTCTTAACAGTAATAACAAACCTCTAATATAACTAGACTTTAATCACAGTTAACTCAGCTGAGTTAGCAACTATTTCAATATTTTGGTGTTTTTTAAACTTTTATAAAATaggaaaggcaaaaagaaaaaatgaagaaagaaaataaacGTGCATTTTCCCACAAAATTCGGCAGGTGATGGTGAATGTAAGCCATCAGTCTAATTTTGTTCCtccctctctctttcttctcaTTGAATGTTGAGAGCATCGGTTACCTTTTCTTCTTTGTAGAGACAAACACCTTTTTAGTTTTTACCATATCATGGGATTAGAAGCAAGATATTGAGTATTTGCCATTTGCGAATAGAGATTAACAGTACTAGCTAGAGAGGAGAAATGGCTGAAGAGATCATCAATGCAAGCCAATATTCTCCCCCTGAAGAATCAAATATTGCTCCAATCGTTCCTCGTTCCACAAGGAAAAAGGGAGGATGGACAGCCATCGCATTCATTCTTGGTAAAGACAAAAAACATCCAATTCATCAACACAGATCAATATTGTACGTacgtaaacaaaaaaaaataaatactaTGTAAAGACCATGTTGATGATCTCTTTGTGTGTGTGATTGTTTCTGAAGGGAATGAATCGTTTGAGAAATTGGCGTCGGTGAGTTTGATATCCAACATGACCACATATTTGCGGACCAAATACAATATGGGGGGAGTATTTTTGGTGAACGTGGTGAGTATATGGTCTGGCTGTTCCAACATTACACCTTTAGCTGGTGCTTTCTTGGCTGATGCTCACCTTGGCAGATTCCTCACCCTCCTTTTTGGTTCCCTTGCTTCTTTCCTGGTACATTTCTTCCTCACATACTCTTAaacaaatttcttttctttttgcgcaaattttggttttaaaTTGCTATATGAACATATGGTCCGCTTTGAGCCAATCCTGCACGGTTTTCCAACCAAAATTCTTATACCATTAAGAGTATTCAACACCTTATAActagatttttttcttttctatttttccttttgcgcaaattttagttttaaattgcTATATGAATATATGGGGCTAAAATCTCGATGTGTATGTGAGTCTAGTAGCAAGGTATGTGGTCCTAGCGGACGTAGGCTTTTGGCGACAGATTCATCTGAATCCAGAACTgtacgaatatatatatatatatatatgtaaaaatcTATTAAAATCTTACTAACAGCTATTAGATTTGAGCCTATAATTTTGACAGTTTAATAATATCAGTGCAGAGTTGAACTCGTAAAGTTTAAATCATGGATCCGTCTTTGGCATTACTTAACAACTGGTTGAAAGCCCCCAATTCTTGTTCTTTTGGCAGGGGATGGGGATGGTGACATTAACTGCTGGAGTAGATGAACTCAGGCCACCTAATTGTCAGGGCCTTGCAACTTGTTCCGATCCACAAAAGTGGCAGCTTGCATTCCTTTTTGCAGGTCTTGGATTTATGGCAATAGGTTCAGGAGGTATCCGAGCTTGTAACATCGCCTTTGGGGCTGATCAATTCGATACTAATACAGAGAAGGGAAGGTCTCAGCTTAAAAGTTTCTTCAATTGGTGGTATTTCTCATTCACCATTGCCCTTATCATTGCTCTCACAGTTGTTATCTACATCCAAACCAATATCAGCTGGTTTATTGGCTTCCTAATCCCAACTTGCTGTTTAGCTCTTTCCATTATGATTTTCTTGATTGGTCGCAACACTTACATTCGTTTGAAGCCTCAAGGATGTGTTTTTATCGACATGGCAAAGGTTATAAATGCAGCATGCAGAAAGAGACATGTTCGCATTGTACCATCAGGGAATTCCCTTTATGAGCCTGTCCCTAAGGAAACTGCAGAAAACCAGATCTCAGTACTTAGGCATACAGACAGATTCAAATGCTTAGATAAGGCCGCTGTGGTTGTGGATTCGAGCACTGAATTGAATGCTGAAGGAGTTGCTAAAGATAGCTGGAGACTGTGCAATGTTGAACAGGTGGAAAGGCTGAAATGTGTTGTGGGAATTATACCTGTTTGGGTAGCTGGAATCACTTGTTTCATCACTATGGAACAGATGAATACATTCGGGGTTCTTCAAGTAATTCAATCCGACACAAGAGTTGGGAATTTCAATATTCCTCCCGGGTGGATGGGATTAGCATCCATGATTGCCCTGGCTATATGGATCTTCATATACGAGTGTGTATACGTTCCCAATGCATCGAAAATCTCTAAAAAGGAAGCCAGATTGTCACTGCAAATAAGAGTCAAAATAGGCATTTTCATGTCAATTCTTTGCTTAGCAGTAGCTGCATTTGTAGAAATAAGGCGCCGAGACTTAGCCCTGAAAGAAGGCACATTCATCTCTCCACTTGGAATCGCAATCTTTTTGCCTCAATTTATTCTATCAGGGTTGACAGAAGCATTTGCCGCGGTCTCAGTCATGGAATTCTTGAATAACCAAGTACCAGAGACAATGAGAAGTGTAGCTGGAGCAATTTTTTTCTTGAGCCTAAGCATTGCCAGCTACCTCAACACTCTCATTGTCAATATCGTCGAGATGTTAAGTGGACTACATGGGAGAAAACCATGGTTGGGAGGTCATGACCTTAACCAAAACAAGCTAGAACGTTTTTACATCCTTATTGCTGGATTGGGAGTACTAAACTTCATATACTTCCATTTTTACGCCAGCCGTTACATTCTAAGTTATGAAGAGTCGAAGAGGAGACAGACTGTGTTGGAAACTCGCATTGATCATGTCGACCTGCCAGAGAAGAAATCatgaaaattggagaaaattaaTATGGTTTAGTGATCCAAATGAAGTAATTGAATCAAGACATGAGTTAATTAAATTTATGTCTTTTATATATATGTGTCCTAAGCATGCTACTTTATTAGCGGTCACTGTCAAATATTAATTGGGAAATCTACACAAAATGTTCATTTGGGCCAAACTAATTACCCACTCAAAGCTTTTTACATAATGAGATTTTACGCAAATAGCCGACTatattcattgtttactttttttAGCTATATATATGGAGTATACattaattatatataattatacacatataatacataaattatacatatattataactCAAtcgactatttttagtttaagtgatTGGATGAACGGCTATTTGGATTAATTCTTCTTACATAATACACCCATGTGGTCCAAAATATTTACTCTGGCTTTCTATTGGAATTCCCTTTTCCCATTAATTACTCTTTatctttttgtattttatctCTCCTGTTTTTTCCTATTTATCCTAACTTTTCCTTGCCATTCCTTTTCTCCCATCAATTACTTTCTCCCTTTCTCCCATTAATTACTTTATGTCTTTTTGTGTGTTTCTTCTCCTATTTTTCCTACATTGTAGGTTATTCTATCTTTTCAACGTATGTGCTTTTGTTTGAAGGCTTCAAGAGCCTTtcatgcattcataggtcaagaTACCCCGATCCAAAACGTCTCATTAATAAACTCCATATATAAGTTAACTCTTCAATCACATACGGAGGTGGttccaaaatttaaatttaatggGTTCATCTTTTAATGTTTTAGCATTGAATTTATTATATTGTTAAAATTATGGttttaaatttaatatttgttgagattttaatagatttttacatataaatctATACTTTGTATCGgaagttatgggttcagttgaactcGTATCCGAAACGCTACATCCACTCCTAACCACATACTGCGATTAACTAACTCTGAGGATTATTGTTACTAGGACTTATTATATGATACACAATCTAATGacaaagaaaaaacaaaacaaagtaattttttttaaaaaaaaagagctaACAAAATGATATATTGTAATAATATGCAATATTTCAACTGAAACttgaataaaaatatatttacCCGATAGTATATCGCTAAGGTATCAAATTATATTGTAAGAGTATACGGTTATActacaataatatatatatatatatatatatatatatatatatatatatatatatatcgaaatGTTATATGGGTAGAATCAGGATAACTATTTTGATTTCTATGGGTAACCCTATATATATCCCAATATTAATGTTCCTCAATGCTTAAAAGTTTGAGTATATACTGTAGGACTATACAGGGGCCGGATAATATATAAGGaattagggtgtgtttggtacgaaggaaaatatttttcaatttttccatgtttggttgcCTTAAatcttttggaaaatatttttcttatgaactcattttcctttaattggaggaaaatgttttccttatcaagagaagggaaaacattttttaaaactccttctcaaccttccccaccctcaccaatcCACCCACCCCCTCTctccatttttttttcttcaaatttcagttttttcgTTACCACTCATCCTACTACCCCTTCACCCAcccccccaccccccccccccgaaaaaaAAGTTTAAatagattttttagtttttattttattatttatcggtTCAAAGACTCAAAATTTTATAAGTTCCAAATTTATGAGTTCGAAGGTTTATGTGTTTTAaatttacgggtttagaaattataaagtttacgggttcgaaattttGCGGTTTTGAAAGTTaagcggttcgaaagtttatgaaatttgtgggtccgAAAGGTTGttagtttgaaagtttatggcttcatgtttattatatctaaattatttatgaatactcctATGAAGTCactttccttaatttgcgtaccaaacatcGAAAAATTAATAAGATTACTatttgttttccaagaaaacaaAAGGTATAACGGAAaattccgttataccaaacacacattccgttataccaaacacacccttaatccTTTTCGCTTCTTAACAACACCTATTAAATCTTAATTCACCTATGTACCTACTTTTAGTACAAGAACCATCAACAAATCCAAGCTTACCTTTTCCTCTAAAAGCCAGCTTCATTGCCCTACTCCACAGAGCATAATTTTCTGGCCTTGTGAGCTTAATTGGGATTAAAACTAGTCCTGGAGTGTCTCCTGCTTGACGAAATAGCAGGTGATTATGGTCGAGCGAGCTTACCTCGTTTCAAGCCATATCTGCCAAAAATTATTTCAATTTCGCTGGAGCTTCTCGCCGGATCAGATCCTCACGATCGCCGCTCTAATACCATGAAGAATTTGTGACAGAGATGAAGCTTTCACTCACTACTAGAAATGAAGTCTTTTTCCAGGGAAGAATCGGTGGGAAATCTGTGTGAAATTTCAATATTCCTACGACATTCCCAGGAGAGACGCTCGGTGGGAAAATGGTTGGTGGGAAAATAGTTTCCCATGACATTCGTGGCTAATTCCCAGCGAGTTTCCCAGTGATGGTTTGGTGCGGTCACCACGTACAACTTCCCACGAACGTCGTGGGAaaagtaagaaaataattttatttaattttcttaagtttCCCGCCTAATCCGTGGGAAATACTAAAAATAATttagatattttttttattttacccaTGGAAGTAGTGGGAAAGATGCATAAGCTGGATATAAACATATGAGCATTCCCACAAAAATCAGTGGAAAATGTTGTGAATTCCGGGGAAAAAATGCACAAAATTCCCACGGAGTCGGTGGGAAATCCGTGGGAAATCTGGAAAATATCTTCATGGCCAAATCTGTTTTTAGAACTAAACCACCTACCAATCAGAAAGTATAACCACAATACAAGACTAAATACAATTAAGCATTTAGATACCAAATTCAACATGCAATTCAATTCATTTCATAAATAACAACTAATCAATCCATTTCATAATTAATCCAACTAATCCAAAAGTAGAACAAAAATTCAACATTCAATATTCAACATCTAAGTACCATCCAAGACAAACTAATAAAAGAAACTACTCCTTAGTTATCATCAGATGCTGGAGAATGGGGCACAGGAAATGCGACAGATGCTAAGAGGGAGTTTATCTGACACTTGAGACTTTTAACGTCACTAGTGTCAAGTCTTAATGCATCGTCCTTTCGCCTCATTTCTTCCTCTCTTTGCTTATCTTCTTCCTCCCTTCGCTTTGCCTCTTCTTCCCTTGCAGCCCTTTCTTGAAGATACAACTCCGTAATCTTCGCTACCTTCCTATTCAATTGCTCAAACTCATCCAGATCAACCGAGCAATGTGACGAAGAATAAGAACCAGACAATCCAGAAGTACGACGACCGAGACTAAACT
This sequence is a window from Nicotiana sylvestris chromosome 3, ASM39365v2, whole genome shotgun sequence. Protein-coding genes within it:
- the LOC104221383 gene encoding protein NRT1/ PTR FAMILY 2.8 isoform X1 encodes the protein MQANILPLKNQILLQSFLVPQGKREDGQPSHSFLVKTKNIQFINTDQYWNESFEKLASVSLISNMTTYLRTKYNMGGVFLVNVVSIWSGCSNITPLAGAFLADAHLGRFLTLLFGSLASFLGMGMVTLTAGVDELRPPNCQGLATCSDPQKWQLAFLFAGLGFMAIGSGGIRACNIAFGADQFDTNTEKGRSQLKSFFNWWYFSFTIALIIALTVVIYIQTNISWFIGFLIPTCCLALSIMIFLIGRNTYIRLKPQGCVFIDMAKVINAACRKRHVRIVPSGNSLYEPVPKETAENQISVLRHTDRFKCLDKAAVVVDSSTELNAEGVAKDSWRLCNVEQVERLKCVVGIIPVWVAGITCFITMEQMNTFGVLQVIQSDTRVGNFNIPPGWMGLASMIALAIWIFIYECVYVPNASKISKKEARLSLQIRVKIGIFMSILCLAVAAFVEIRRRDLALKEGTFISPLGIAIFLPQFILSGLTEAFAAVSVMEFLNNQVPETMRSVAGAIFFLSLSIASYLNTLIVNIVEMLSGLHGRKPWLGGHDLNQNKLERFYILIAGLGVLNFIYFHFYASRYILSYEESKRRQTVLETRIDHVDLPEKKS
- the LOC104221383 gene encoding protein NRT1/ PTR FAMILY 2.8 isoform X2 is translated as MAEEIINASQYSPPEESNIAPIVPRSTRKKGGWTAIAFILGNESFEKLASVSLISNMTTYLRTKYNMGGVFLVNVVSIWSGCSNITPLAGAFLADAHLGRFLTLLFGSLASFLGMGMVTLTAGVDELRPPNCQGLATCSDPQKWQLAFLFAGLGFMAIGSGGIRACNIAFGADQFDTNTEKGRSQLKSFFNWWYFSFTIALIIALTVVIYIQTNISWFIGFLIPTCCLALSIMIFLIGRNTYIRLKPQGCVFIDMAKVINAACRKRHVRIVPSGNSLYEPVPKETAENQISVLRHTDRFKCLDKAAVVVDSSTELNAEGVAKDSWRLCNVEQVERLKCVVGIIPVWVAGITCFITMEQMNTFGVLQVIQSDTRVGNFNIPPGWMGLASMIALAIWIFIYECVYVPNASKISKKEARLSLQIRVKIGIFMSILCLAVAAFVEIRRRDLALKEGTFISPLGIAIFLPQFILSGLTEAFAAVSVMEFLNNQVPETMRSVAGAIFFLSLSIASYLNTLIVNIVEMLSGLHGRKPWLGGHDLNQNKLERFYILIAGLGVLNFIYFHFYASRYILSYEESKRRQTVLETRIDHVDLPEKKS